In Phyllostomus discolor isolate MPI-MPIP mPhyDis1 chromosome 3, mPhyDis1.pri.v3, whole genome shotgun sequence, a single genomic region encodes these proteins:
- the CCDC112 gene encoding coiled-coil domain-containing protein 112 isoform X2, protein MAALTTVVVAAAATAVAGAVTGAGAATGNGVGAALVPQQNDGCFGTSGGIRPFQLQNWKQKVSRTKKVEFLRTAEKLKNQVINIEKDKHSHFYNQKSDFRIEHSMLEELENKLINSRKTERAKIQQQLAKIHNNVKKLQHQLKDVKPTPDFVEKLREMMEEIENAINTFKEEQRLIYEELIKEEKTTKNELSTISRKIDTWALGSSETEEAFRAMSSKVPVDKVTPSTLPEEVVDFEKFLQQTGGRQGGWDDFDHQNFVKVRNKHKGKPTFMGEVLEHLPGRTHDEVQQHEKWYQKFLALEERKKESIQNWKTKKQQKKEQIFKLKEKAENIPMLFHNKQEDNQKQKEEQRKKKLAVEAWRKQKSIEMSMKYASQLKEEEEKEKRQQKERQRQFKLKLLLENYTQQKKEQEEFLRLEKEKRDKTEKAEKRKIAADEISRFQERVENNVSRDPSRLYKPTKGWEERTKKIGPTGSGPLLRIPHRAIPTWRQGV, encoded by the exons ATGGCCGCCCTGACGacagtggtggtggcagcagcagccaccGCGGTAGCCGGGGCTGTGACGGGGGCGGGCGCGGCCACCGGGAACGGCGTGGGAGCAGCTCTGGTGCCGCAACAG AATGATGGCTGTTTTGGTACTTCAGGTGGAATTCGTCCTTTTCAACTTCAAAACTGGAAACAGAAAGTTAGTCGGACTAAGAAAGTGGAATTCTTACGCACGgcagaaaaacttaaaaatca AGTTATTAacatagaaaaagataaacacagtCATTTCTACAACCAAAAAAGTGACTTCAGAATTGAGCATAGTATGCTGGAAGAATTGGAAAATAAGTTGATTAACAGCAGGAAAACAGAAA GAGCAAAAATCCAGCAACAATTGGCCAAAATACATAACAATGTAAAGAAGCTTCAGCATCAGTTAAAAGATGTGAAGCCTACTCCTGATT ttgttGAAAAGCTAAGAGAAATGATGGAAGAAATCGAAAATGCAATTAATACTTTTAAGGAAGAACAGAGATTGAT ataTGAAGAGCttattaaagaagagaaaacaactaaaaatgagTTGAGCACCATATCAAGAAAAATTGACACATGGGCTTTGGGTAGTTCAGAAACAGAGGAAGCTTTCAGGGCAATGTCAAGCAAAGTTCCTGTAGACAAAGTAACACCAAGTACTCTTCCAGAAGAAGTGGtagattttgaaaaattccttCAGCAAACAGGAGGTCGACAAGGGGGCTGGGATGATTTTGATCACCAGAACTTTGTAAAggtgagaaacaaacacaaaggaaaacCAACATTTATGGGAGAAGTTCTAGAACACCTTCCTGGAAGAACACACGATGAGGTTCAACAGCATGAGAAATGGTATCAAAAATTTCTGGCcctagaggaaaggaaaaaagag TCTATTCAAAATTGGAAaactaaaaagcaacaaaaaaaagagcaaattttcAAGTtaaaggaaaaggcagagaacATACCTATGCTTTTTCATAACAAACAAGAAGAtaatcaaaagcaaaaagaagaacaaagaaagaagaaattggcAGTGGAAGcttggagaaaacagaaaagcataGAAATGTCAATGAAATATGCTTCCCagttaaaagaagaggaagagaaagagaaaaggcagcaGAAGGAACGCCAACGCCAGTTTAAACTAAAATTACTACTAGAAAACTACACCCAGCagaaaaaagaacaggaagaatttttaagacttgaaaaggagaaaagagacaaaacagaaaaggcagaaaaaaggaaaattgctgCTGATGAAATTTCCAGATTTCAAGAAAGA GTTGAAAACAATGTTAGCAGAGACCCCTCTAGGCTTTACAAACCTACCAAAGGTTGGGAAGAACGGACTAAAAAGATAGGACCAACAGGCTCTGGGCCACTTCTACGTATCCCACACAG gGCTATTCCAACCTGGAGACAAGGAGTTTAG
- the CCDC112 gene encoding coiled-coil domain-containing protein 112 isoform X1, whose amino-acid sequence MAALTTVVVAAAATAVAGAVTGAGAATGNGVGAALVPQQNDGCFGTSGGIRPFQLQNWKQKVSRTKKVEFLRTAEKLKNQVINIEKDKHSHFYNQKSDFRIEHSMLEELENKLINSRKTERAKIQQQLAKIHNNVKKLQHQLKDVKPTPDFVEKLREMMEEIENAINTFKEEQRLIYEELIKEEKTTKNELSTISRKIDTWALGSSETEEAFRAMSSKVPVDKVTPSTLPEEVVDFEKFLQQTGGRQGGWDDFDHQNFVKVRNKHKGKPTFMGEVLEHLPGRTHDEVQQHEKWYQKFLALEERKKESIQNWKTKKQQKKEQIFKLKEKAENIPMLFHNKQEDNQKQKEEQRKKKLAVEAWRKQKSIEMSMKYASQLKEEEEKEKRQQKERQRQFKLKLLLENYTQQKKEQEEFLRLEKEKRDKTEKAEKRKIAADEISRFQERDLHKLELKILDRQTKEDEKAEKQRRLAKLKEKVENNVSRDPSRLYKPTKGWEERTKKIGPTGSGPLLRIPHRAIPTWRQGV is encoded by the exons ATGGCCGCCCTGACGacagtggtggtggcagcagcagccaccGCGGTAGCCGGGGCTGTGACGGGGGCGGGCGCGGCCACCGGGAACGGCGTGGGAGCAGCTCTGGTGCCGCAACAG AATGATGGCTGTTTTGGTACTTCAGGTGGAATTCGTCCTTTTCAACTTCAAAACTGGAAACAGAAAGTTAGTCGGACTAAGAAAGTGGAATTCTTACGCACGgcagaaaaacttaaaaatca AGTTATTAacatagaaaaagataaacacagtCATTTCTACAACCAAAAAAGTGACTTCAGAATTGAGCATAGTATGCTGGAAGAATTGGAAAATAAGTTGATTAACAGCAGGAAAACAGAAA GAGCAAAAATCCAGCAACAATTGGCCAAAATACATAACAATGTAAAGAAGCTTCAGCATCAGTTAAAAGATGTGAAGCCTACTCCTGATT ttgttGAAAAGCTAAGAGAAATGATGGAAGAAATCGAAAATGCAATTAATACTTTTAAGGAAGAACAGAGATTGAT ataTGAAGAGCttattaaagaagagaaaacaactaaaaatgagTTGAGCACCATATCAAGAAAAATTGACACATGGGCTTTGGGTAGTTCAGAAACAGAGGAAGCTTTCAGGGCAATGTCAAGCAAAGTTCCTGTAGACAAAGTAACACCAAGTACTCTTCCAGAAGAAGTGGtagattttgaaaaattccttCAGCAAACAGGAGGTCGACAAGGGGGCTGGGATGATTTTGATCACCAGAACTTTGTAAAggtgagaaacaaacacaaaggaaaacCAACATTTATGGGAGAAGTTCTAGAACACCTTCCTGGAAGAACACACGATGAGGTTCAACAGCATGAGAAATGGTATCAAAAATTTCTGGCcctagaggaaaggaaaaaagag TCTATTCAAAATTGGAAaactaaaaagcaacaaaaaaaagagcaaattttcAAGTtaaaggaaaaggcagagaacATACCTATGCTTTTTCATAACAAACAAGAAGAtaatcaaaagcaaaaagaagaacaaagaaagaagaaattggcAGTGGAAGcttggagaaaacagaaaagcataGAAATGTCAATGAAATATGCTTCCCagttaaaagaagaggaagagaaagagaaaaggcagcaGAAGGAACGCCAACGCCAGTTTAAACTAAAATTACTACTAGAAAACTACACCCAGCagaaaaaagaacaggaagaatttttaagacttgaaaaggagaaaagagacaaaacagaaaaggcagaaaaaaggaaaattgctgCTGATGAAATTTCCAGATTTCAAGAAAGA GATTTACATAAACTTGAATTGAAAATTCTTGATAGACAGACAAAGGAagatgaaaaggcagaaaaacagagaagactggcaaaattaaaagaaaag GTTGAAAACAATGTTAGCAGAGACCCCTCTAGGCTTTACAAACCTACCAAAGGTTGGGAAGAACGGACTAAAAAGATAGGACCAACAGGCTCTGGGCCACTTCTACGTATCCCACACAG gGCTATTCCAACCTGGAGACAAGGAGTTTAG